A region from the Lemur catta isolate mLemCat1 chromosome 7, mLemCat1.pri, whole genome shotgun sequence genome encodes:
- the BTBD18 gene encoding BTB/POZ domain-containing protein 18, which yields MCSPASPKILYRNPRFLRLAFLQLHHQQQSGVFCDVLLQAEGEAVPAHCCVLSACSPFFTERLERERPAQGRKVVLELGGLKIRTLRKLVDFLYTSEMEVSREEAQDVLSAARQLRVSELESLQLEGGKLVKAPQGRRLNRECLQPPTAAPISARVVVPNRRPRTPLPTTQTPCPLGAVRLKSSGKEEGSQEKNNRQTAENLSGTLLLKRKARTCPTPQEKSSSSHSQGPKENKNDPAVGSTVLSPPSLYPSVDERLLPRKIRLSRSKPSPDICAANPSNILSGPSSVPAAPGRRLWRQRSINKEAPEDKQKPGRASPLQSTPSPCGLGKTGGNKKRSPEVRAPNSDSAEEGQVGRVKLRKIVNGTCWEVVQEPPLKNSQDSPQIPEPGGDLEEPSGTQSSSVKEQEVSSARIELCQDSPVCSRLQDILLSASHSPDHPVVKSKFGSSPELVGKEPVLDIDCREPYAFDTALLGQPCEAEEYRITSAAATSELEEILDFMLCGSDIEPPIGSLESPEAEGCRTSSYHLTETGKNWIEGEEWCLPDLEFWPRQLTGLEKEPVDENKEPIEPLSPLVMHSENKEPAEPLSPLVTPSEMSEGEVLSVGGSWTPDLEITSSQPLDGQGDKLLHIDSLDPPQRSYEDLSPPCSNWVETGLEVSLTMDEVLYPATEAGKEVFGNSELLGPLPVSSEEEEIDVVDWTTEEKLVPTSIPSVWPDPSSESETEVDILT from the exons ATGTGCTCTCCTGCCAGTCCCAAAATCCTATACAGGAACCCCCGGTTCCTCCGGTTAGCTTTTCTGCAACTTCATCACCAGCAGCAGAGTGGTGTGTTCTGTGATGTCCTTCTGCAGGCAGAAG GTGAAGCAGTCCCAGCCCACTGCTGCGTCCTGTCAGCCTGCAGCCCCTTTTTCACAGAGCGCCTAGAACGGGAGAGGCCAGCTCAGGGTCGGAAGGTGGTGCTGGAGCTGGGGGGCCTGAAGATCAGGACACTTAGAAAGCTGGTGGACTTCCTGTATACCTCAGAGATGGAAGTATCTCGAGAGGAAGCCCAGGATGTGCTTTCTGCTGCCCGTCAGCTCCGTGTATCTGAGCTAGAATCTCTTCAGCTAGAGGGTGGGAAGTTGGTGAAGGCCCCACAGGGCCGAAGATTGAATCGGGAGTGCTTACAACCACCAACTGCTGCACCAATCTCTGCCAGAGTGGTGGTACCAAACCGCCGCCCTCGAACTCCACTGCCTACCACCCAGACTCCCTGTCCTCTTGGGGCAGTGAGATTGAAGTCctctgggaaggaggaggggtcccaggaaaaaaataatcgaCAGACTGCAGAGAACTTATCTGGTACTCTTCTGCTCAAGAGGAAGGCCAGAACCTGCCCAACTCCACAAGAAAAAAGCTCTTCAAGCCACAGTCAGGGGCCTAAGGAGAACAAGAATGACCCTGCTGTTGGTTCTACAGTGCTTTCTCCACCCAGCTTGTACCCCTCTGTGGATGAGCGACTGTTACCCAGAAAGATCAGGCTAAGTCGCTCAAAGCCATCGCCTGATATCTGTGCAGCGAATCCTTCCAACATTTTAAGTGGACCCAGCTCAGTACCTGCAGCCCCTGGCCGGCGTCTTTGGCGGCAGAGGAGTATAAATAAAGAAGCACCAGAGGACAAGCAGAAACCAGGGAGAGCTAGTCCTCTACAAAGCACCCCAAGCCCATGTGGTCTTGGGAAGACAGGTGGGAACAAGAAGCGGAGCCCTGAAGTCAGGGCACCTAACTCAGACTCTGCAGAAGAGGGGCAGGTTGGGAGAGTGAAACTTCGCAAAATTGTCAACGGGACCTGCTGGGAGGTGGTACAAGAGCCTCCCCTCAAAAACTCTCAGGATAGCCCCCAGATCCCAGAACCTGGAGGAGACTTAGAAGAGCCTTCAGGGACTCAGTCATCCTCAGTTAAAGAGCAGGAAGTGTCATCTGCTAGAATAGAACTGTGTCAGGACTCCCCTGTGTGCTCGAGGCTACAAGATATTCTGCTTTCTGCTAGCCACTCCCCAGACCACCCAGTGGTAAAGTCCAAGTTTGGGTCCAGTCCAGAGCTGGTAGGGAAGGAACCTGTGTTGGATATTGACTGCAGAGAGCCCTATGCCTTTGACACAGCCCTACTGGGGCAGCCCTGTGAAGCTGAGGAGTACCGAATCACAagtgctgctgccaccagtgagctggAAGAGATCCTGGACTTCATGCTCTGTGGTTCAGACATTGAGCCACCTATAGGGTCTCTGGAGAGTCCTGAGGCTGAGGGCTGCAGAACCTCTAGCTACCACCTGACAGAAACAGGAAAGAACTGGATTGAAGGGGAAGAATGGTGTTTGCCAGACCTGGAATTCTGGCCCAGGCAGCTCACGGGATTGGAAAAGGAACCTGTTGATGAGAACAAAGAGCCAATTGAGCCCCTTAGCCCCCTTGTCATGCACTCTGAGAACAAAGAGCCAGCTGAGCCCCTTAGCCCGCTTGTCACGCCTTCTGAGATGAGTGAAGGAGAGGTGCTTTCAGTGGGAGGCTCTTGGACTCCAGACCTTGAAATTACCAGCTCCCAGCCACTGGATGGTCAGGGAGACAAACTTCTCCACATTGACTCCCTTGACCCTCCCCAAAGGTCTTATGAGGACCTCTCGCCTCCCTGCTCAAACTGGGTGGAGACTGGGCTGGAAGTGTCCCTAACTATGGATGAGGTATTATACCCTGCTACAGAGGCAGGCAAGGAGGTCTTTGGTAACTCTGAGCTACTGGGCCCACTTCCCGTCAGCTCTGAAGAGGAAGAGATTGATGTGGTAGACTGGACAACAGAGGAGAAACTAGTGCCCACTAGTATTCCTTCTGTATGGCCTGACCCTTCCTCAGAGTCAGAAACAGAGGTAGATATACTAACGTAG